Proteins encoded within one genomic window of Laspinema palackyanum D2c:
- a CDS encoding HNH endonuclease produces the protein MNSITNVLTKSVVVFSKNYLPISRVNIKRAIVLLIAGKAEPLELSDGSNSDDFDLEFPQMYEVRSPSQVVMVPPHIRLTITGTERIWKVPPVNRREVLKRDHHACQYCGSTKHLTLDHVLPKSRGGSHSWDNVVTACMSCNSRKGDRTPMEAGMSLKSKLKAPIHPAISFAEQFWSDLKGNE, from the coding sequence GTGAATAGCATAACGAATGTGTTAACAAAATCGGTGGTGGTGTTTTCTAAAAACTACTTACCGATTAGCCGAGTCAACATTAAACGAGCAATTGTCCTGTTAATTGCAGGCAAGGCAGAACCGTTAGAGTTAAGCGATGGCAGCAATAGCGACGACTTTGACTTGGAGTTCCCTCAAATGTATGAGGTGCGATCGCCCTCTCAGGTGGTGATGGTTCCTCCCCATATCCGCCTCACCATTACGGGGACTGAACGGATTTGGAAGGTGCCTCCGGTCAACCGTCGGGAAGTCCTCAAACGGGACCACCATGCCTGTCAATACTGCGGCAGTACGAAACATTTAACCCTGGATCATGTCTTGCCTAAATCCCGAGGCGGGAGTCATAGTTGGGATAATGTCGTAACCGCCTGTATGAGTTGCAATTCTCGCAAGGGCGATCGCACTCCGATGGAAGCCGGAATGTCCCTCAAAAGCAAACTCAAGGCCCCTATCCACCCGGCGATCTCGTTTGCAGAACAATTCTGGAGCGATTTGAAGGGGAACGAGTGA
- a CDS encoding ABC transporter permease, giving the protein MDEFFLIRYSEEILRRSGEHLFLVAIAITIATTVGIPLGILITRKPHLSQSILGVANILQTVPSLALFGFLISVPIIGGIGAVPAIFALTLYALLPIIRNTYTGIVGVDPAIREAGRGMGMTDWQLLCQVEIPLAMGVILAGVRVSTAISVGTATIAAAIGAGGLGALIFQGISMVNNQLILAGAVPAAAIALIADGAIGWLEHQLTVKK; this is encoded by the coding sequence ATGGATGAGTTTTTTCTGATTCGATATAGTGAAGAAATTTTGCGTCGGAGTGGTGAACATTTATTTTTAGTGGCGATCGCCATTACCATTGCCACAACAGTCGGGATTCCCCTCGGCATTCTCATCACCCGCAAACCGCACCTCTCCCAGAGCATTCTGGGCGTTGCCAATATCCTGCAAACTGTTCCCAGTTTAGCCCTCTTTGGCTTTTTAATTTCCGTACCCATCATTGGCGGAATTGGGGCAGTCCCCGCCATATTTGCCCTAACTTTATATGCCTTATTACCGATTATTCGCAATACTTACACCGGCATTGTTGGGGTAGATCCAGCCATTCGTGAGGCGGGAAGGGGTATGGGGATGACGGATTGGCAATTGCTCTGTCAAGTTGAGATTCCCTTGGCAATGGGGGTGATTTTGGCTGGGGTGCGAGTCTCCACGGCTATCTCCGTGGGAACGGCGACGATTGCTGCGGCGATCGGGGCCGGTGGACTGGGGGCGTTGATTTTTCAAGGCATTTCGATGGTGAACAATCAACTGATTTTAGCCGGGGCAGTTCCGGCAGCGGCGATCGCCTTAATTGCCGATGGGGCGATCGGCTGGCTTGAACATCAATTAACGGTCAAAAAATGA
- a CDS encoding tellurite resistance TerB family protein — MSKYDKLFQTYAKSTEKLTPVEALFAITLIVVYADGQMSEQQSELLHELMASGAMRGYVEEDISKISAKVDRIWDRQGTAALFNAAIEALPDDMVEDAFAVAATFAIVDGKVTPQESHYLDKLAQALKIPAETAPRLITEAWDNYRRSE; from the coding sequence ATGAGCAAATATGACAAACTGTTCCAAACTTACGCGAAATCAACGGAAAAACTCACGCCTGTCGAAGCGTTGTTTGCCATTACGTTGATTGTGGTTTATGCCGATGGTCAAATGTCTGAACAACAATCGGAGTTACTCCATGAGTTGATGGCAAGTGGGGCGATGAGAGGGTATGTGGAAGAAGATATCTCCAAAATTTCGGCCAAAGTTGATAGAATTTGGGACCGTCAAGGGACTGCAGCCTTGTTTAATGCTGCCATTGAAGCCCTCCCGGATGATATGGTCGAAGATGCCTTTGCCGTAGCCGCTACCTTTGCCATTGTTGATGGGAAGGTGACGCCACAAGAATCCCATTATTTGGATAAACTGGCCCAAGCGCTGAAAATTCCCGCAGAAACGGCACCCCGACTGATCACAGAAGCTTGGGACAATTACCGGCGATCAGAATAA
- the aroB gene encoding 3-dehydroquinate synthase, translated as MPSDIRVNLPQDSYNIAIAPQSLDQLGGQMQPLKLGKKVLMVSNPVVDRRYGDCLRSSLTAAGFDVSTCILTAGEQYKTLRSIQKIYDAALEQRLERSSTMVALGGGVVGDMTGFAAATWLRGINFVQVPTTLLAMVDASIGGKTGVNHPQGKNLIGAFYQPKLVAIDPEVLKTLPAREFRAGMAEVIKYGVIWDAELFTQMEQAKRLDQLRYVNAGFLEEILARSCQSKADVVGKDEKEAGLRAILNYGHTIGHAVESLTHYKGTNHGEAVAIGMVAASRLAVALGLWDEECDRRQFALIEKAGLPTKLPEGLNIEEIIDTLQTDKKVKDGKVRFVLPTQIGAATVSDRVTSDLIRQILPGMQ; from the coding sequence ATGCCGTCTGATATCCGCGTCAATCTGCCCCAGGACTCTTACAATATTGCGATCGCCCCTCAATCCTTAGATCAACTCGGAGGGCAAATGCAGCCCCTGAAGTTGGGGAAAAAAGTCTTAATGGTGTCCAACCCAGTGGTAGATCGACGGTATGGCGACTGCCTCCGGTCCTCCTTAACTGCCGCAGGATTTGACGTATCTACCTGCATCCTGACGGCAGGGGAACAATACAAAACCCTGCGATCGATTCAAAAAATTTACGATGCGGCCCTAGAACAGCGCCTAGAACGGTCCTCCACAATGGTCGCTTTAGGCGGTGGGGTCGTCGGAGATATGACCGGATTTGCGGCAGCGACTTGGTTGCGCGGGATTAATTTTGTTCAAGTTCCCACCACCCTGTTAGCAATGGTGGATGCGTCGATTGGGGGCAAAACCGGGGTGAATCATCCCCAGGGGAAAAATCTGATAGGGGCATTTTATCAACCGAAGTTAGTGGCGATCGACCCCGAGGTTCTAAAAACGCTCCCAGCCCGGGAATTTAGAGCCGGAATGGCCGAGGTCATTAAATATGGGGTGATTTGGGATGCAGAATTATTCACCCAGATGGAACAGGCAAAACGGTTGGATCAGTTGCGCTATGTAAATGCGGGATTTTTGGAAGAAATTCTCGCCCGTTCTTGCCAAAGTAAAGCGGATGTTGTGGGTAAAGATGAAAAAGAAGCCGGATTGCGGGCGATTCTGAATTATGGTCACACGATCGGTCATGCGGTGGAAAGTTTGACCCACTATAAGGGGACGAATCACGGCGAAGCGGTGGCGATCGGGATGGTGGCGGCATCGCGGTTAGCGGTGGCATTGGGACTCTGGGATGAGGAGTGCGATCGCCGTCAGTTTGCCTTGATTGAAAAAGCCGGGTTGCCGACAAAATTACCCGAGGGGTTAAACATTGAAGAAATTATTGACACCCTGCAAACCGATAAGAAGGTGAAAGATGGAAAAGTGCGGTTTGTGTTACCCACCCAAATCGGTGCGGCAACTGTCAGCGATCGCGTGACGTCAGATTTGATTCGCCAGATATTGCCTGGAATGCAGTAA
- a CDS encoding alr0857 family protein: MLKFIYTETGFNLERLPDSIEEVVATRAVVAMRVGESIAIAPSSASFLLPTDLPGLKFLEAEALNDPGDMISICVADSEYVEVSLRGTWISTDSQNDFGVFVTALSDRAEFYILKCSEEANAGVSLLNEVD, encoded by the coding sequence ATGCTGAAGTTCATTTATACTGAAACCGGCTTTAACCTAGAGCGTCTGCCTGACTCCATTGAGGAAGTCGTGGCGACCCGTGCAGTCGTGGCGATGCGAGTGGGTGAAAGCATCGCGATCGCCCCCTCTAGCGCGTCGTTTTTGCTGCCTACAGATTTGCCCGGACTGAAATTTCTGGAAGCGGAGGCATTAAACGATCCAGGGGATATGATTTCCATCTGCGTTGCCGATAGCGAGTATGTGGAAGTCAGCCTACGCGGGACTTGGATCTCTACGGATTCTCAGAACGATTTTGGGGTTTTTGTCACCGCCTTGAGCGATCGGGCTGAGTTCTATATCCTCAAATGTTCTGAGGAAGCGAATGCCGGGGTTTCCTTACTCAATGAAGTAGATTGA
- a CDS encoding ATP-binding cassette domain-containing protein, translating into MSLPNPPVNDSVVEFWDVTFRVNQRNLVSNLNFKVNRGEALVLIGRSGSGKSTTIALMDALKIPTHGEVLVEGKPTTQWDPIQLRRRMGYVIQDIGLFPHFTVAKNVGLVPSLQGWDRDRIQNRVTELLELVGLEPQHFLHRYPHQLSGGQRQRVGVARALAADPPVLLMDEPFGAVDPITRLELQREFKHLQQQLGKTVIFVTHDIHEALRLATRIGLMQDGKLVMLGTPPEFLQSEHPEAQAFIRCLPTPTFDETADF; encoded by the coding sequence ATGTCCTTACCCAACCCCCCTGTTAACGATTCAGTTGTAGAATTTTGGGATGTCACCTTTCGGGTGAATCAGCGCAATTTAGTCTCCAATTTGAATTTTAAAGTCAATCGTGGTGAAGCGTTAGTGCTCATCGGACGCAGTGGCAGCGGCAAAAGTACCACGATCGCCCTGATGGATGCTCTAAAAATTCCCACTCATGGCGAGGTCCTCGTTGAGGGCAAACCCACCACTCAATGGGACCCGATTCAGTTGCGGCGACGGATGGGCTATGTCATTCAGGACATTGGTTTATTTCCTCATTTCACCGTAGCTAAAAATGTCGGTCTCGTCCCGTCACTTCAGGGATGGGACCGCGATCGCATCCAGAACCGAGTCACCGAACTCCTCGAACTCGTCGGATTAGAACCTCAACATTTCCTCCACCGCTACCCTCACCAACTCTCCGGGGGTCAACGCCAGCGCGTCGGCGTCGCCCGTGCCCTCGCGGCCGATCCCCCCGTCTTGCTCATGGATGAACCCTTTGGGGCGGTGGACCCCATTACCCGCCTGGAACTCCAACGGGAATTTAAACACCTGCAACAGCAACTCGGCAAAACCGTAATATTTGTCACCCATGACATTCACGAAGCTTTACGCTTGGCAACCCGCATCGGCTTGATGCAAGATGGCAAACTGGTCATGTTAGGCACTCCCCCGGAATTTTTGCAATCCGAACATCCCGAAGCTCAAGCCTTTATCCGCTGCCTCCCCACTCCCACCTTCGATGAAACCGCTGATTTCTAG
- a CDS encoding response regulator, with the protein MHKILLVEDNEMNRDMLLRRLKRRGYEVIVAVDGGQGVTMAHAETPDLILMDMSLPVLDGWEATKRIKAAPDTQWIPIIALTAHAMSGDREKCLAAGCDDYDTKPVEFPRLLEKIQLHISKQPTV; encoded by the coding sequence ATGCATAAGATCCTGTTGGTAGAAGATAATGAGATGAATCGGGATATGCTATTGCGTCGTCTGAAGCGTCGGGGCTATGAGGTCATCGTAGCCGTCGATGGCGGACAAGGCGTCACAATGGCCCATGCCGAAACACCTGACTTGATTTTGATGGATATGAGTTTGCCGGTATTAGATGGGTGGGAAGCAACCAAGCGGATTAAAGCGGCACCGGATACTCAGTGGATCCCGATTATTGCATTAACTGCTCATGCCATGTCTGGCGATCGCGAGAAATGTCTGGCGGCAGGATGCGATGATTATGACACCAAACCCGTGGAGTTTCCTCGGTTGTTAGAGAAAATTCAGTTACATATTTCCAAGCAACCGACTGTTTAA
- a CDS encoding glycine betaine ABC transporter substrate-binding protein: MNAKQLLFLALCTLTLGTVTGCQTDNSRPRGRADIVICSKNFTEQNILGELLAQQIESQTDLTVDRQLNLGGTFLCHDGLRTGQIDAYVEYTGTAFTAILNQPPISDAQTVYQNVKQAYQDQFNLTVMPPLGFNNTFAIMVRGEDARNLNLKTLSDAAEHTPQWTAGFGYEFMSREDGFPGLAATYQLTFARPPEVMDLGLMYRALVYKKVDLIAGDSTNGLIDKLGLVVLEDDKNYFPPYQAVPIVRQETLEKYPELEAAITQLAGLISEAEMQQMNYQVDGEFRRYEEVVREFLASKQSQQSGNESE; encoded by the coding sequence ATGAACGCCAAACAACTTTTATTCTTAGCCCTTTGTACCCTCACTCTCGGGACAGTCACCGGATGCCAAACGGACAACTCCCGCCCTAGGGGAAGGGCCGATATTGTAATTTGCTCTAAAAATTTCACTGAGCAAAATATCCTCGGTGAACTCCTCGCCCAACAAATAGAATCTCAAACCGATTTAACGGTCGATCGCCAGTTAAATTTAGGCGGAACCTTCCTCTGTCATGATGGCCTCCGAACCGGCCAAATTGATGCTTATGTTGAATATACCGGCACGGCTTTTACCGCCATTTTAAACCAGCCCCCCATCTCCGACGCTCAAACCGTTTACCAGAACGTCAAACAAGCCTATCAAGACCAATTTAACTTAACCGTCATGCCTCCATTAGGTTTTAATAATACCTTTGCCATCATGGTCCGAGGAGAAGATGCACGGAATTTAAACTTAAAAACTCTCTCCGATGCGGCTGAACATACCCCCCAATGGACAGCCGGATTTGGCTATGAATTTATGAGCCGGGAAGATGGCTTTCCGGGCTTGGCTGCAACCTATCAACTAACCTTTGCCCGCCCTCCAGAAGTCATGGATTTAGGATTAATGTATCGGGCCTTAGTTTATAAAAAAGTGGATTTAATTGCCGGAGATTCTACCAATGGATTGATTGATAAATTGGGATTGGTTGTGCTAGAAGATGATAAAAATTATTTTCCCCCTTATCAAGCGGTTCCTATTGTTCGGCAGGAAACCTTAGAAAAATATCCAGAACTAGAAGCGGCAATTACCCAACTGGCGGGATTAATTTCTGAAGCAGAAATGCAACAAATGAACTATCAAGTTGATGGAGAATTTCGTCGATATGAGGAAGTAGTGCGGGAGTTTTTGGCCTCGAAACAGTCACAGCAATCCGGGAATGAATCAGAATAG
- the petL gene encoding cytochrome b6-f complex subunit PetL: MSGILAYALIVGGAFVSAVVLMFGLRAVKLI; this comes from the coding sequence ATGTCTGGAATCCTTGCTTACGCTTTGATTGTCGGTGGAGCCTTCGTCAGTGCCGTGGTCCTGATGTTTGGATTGCGTGCCGTCAAGCTGATCTAA
- a CDS encoding PAS domain-containing sensor histidine kinase produces MSNNLPAQKLKPNADVNCNPENQQGGLIQTYTRVGILLGCMIPVFAWILDMVMREVDWSLGAIAQVHLTNPLHWILDLNPLFFGWMGWTWGQLKIAQKTTYPTSLHFSPVQSDRVGIPSLGTPTADQLALYLNHLPIAVIEFNLNGEIQTWNPTAETLFGYHASEAIATPLVTAIIPENARSDFQNHWNHFLTHPCKQRWRLENRTRDGRTLTCEWNVLPLLNQSRELIGVAALVCEITQQVQIETALRDSEARLRRLSEATFEGIIIHIRGKIIDVNQALVKMSGYSEAELIGKNAFDYLTPHSKRIALTRIKLGDATPYEVEVLKKDGTIGVVEIQGKEILNSGERVRVAAVRDISDRKRSQDLEKLLIATVTENQRTLATLMSNLPGMVYRCKNDQSWTMEFVSDGCVELTGYNSEDLIGNRRVSFGKIIHPDDQDQLWAKVQSSLQNQQPFESAYRIITRSGETKWIWEQGRGIFSVTGELFALEGYLTDITERTKSVEALRQSEARYRAISELASDFVYSMTLNEQGEPIAEWVTESFKRITGYTREEINQKGGWHRVIHPEDLPKFRQFEREMLGEQGAVLEYRIFTKSGEICWLRDSARTVDNPGEEPRKKVLGSVQDISDRKRSEFQMLHAMSLLSKSEAKNRALLNAMPDLMFRFDRKQTILDFKPVNGIDFGNLSGQFLGKKLSELLSDEVVADCINALEKTLQSHEIEIFEYDLTINEEIFSYESRVVASGEQEALAIVRDITARKRSEAEKLQLIASLQESEEKYRSVVNTVQEVIFQTDPNGCWTFLNPAWTEISGYSIQESLGTPFLNYIHPENHLETQQKFQKLVQGQIDYCHHEVCYLTKRGDRRWIDVYARLRLSAEGTIIGLAGTLNDISDRKKVSQQLQEAKAAAEAANRAKSAFLANMSHELRTPLNAIIGYSEILLEESEDLGSEEFIPDLQKIQVAGRHLLSLINDILDISKIEAGKMELYLETFEIQTLVENVLATAKPLIQKNNNTLESICPPDIGTLYADLTKIRQVLLNLLSNAAKFTTEGTITFEVSRDLMWIPQTPLNSSLGESGEPRGTDSTPPVNGDPLGPPSPCIIFRVTDTGIGMSPEQMNQIFNAFTQADPSTTRKYGGTGLGLAISQRFCEMMGGEISVSSQVGVGSTFTVRLRTVPVQPDS; encoded by the coding sequence ATGTCTAATAATTTACCGGCCCAGAAGTTGAAGCCCAATGCAGATGTGAATTGTAACCCCGAAAATCAGCAGGGGGGGCTGATTCAAACTTATACCCGGGTGGGAATCCTCTTGGGTTGCATGATCCCAGTCTTTGCATGGATTCTGGACATGGTGATGCGAGAGGTGGACTGGTCTTTAGGGGCGATCGCCCAGGTCCATCTCACCAATCCACTCCACTGGATTCTAGACCTTAACCCCCTATTCTTCGGCTGGATGGGGTGGACCTGGGGACAATTAAAAATTGCCCAGAAAACCACCTATCCCACGTCTTTGCATTTTAGTCCGGTCCAAAGCGACAGGGTTGGCATCCCATCCCTGGGGACCCCCACCGCAGACCAACTGGCACTTTACCTGAATCATCTCCCGATCGCCGTGATTGAATTCAACCTCAACGGTGAGATTCAAACCTGGAATCCCACTGCCGAAACTCTCTTTGGCTATCACGCCAGCGAAGCGATCGCCACCCCTTTAGTCACGGCTATCATCCCAGAAAATGCCCGTTCTGATTTCCAAAACCACTGGAATCACTTCTTAACCCACCCCTGTAAACAGCGTTGGCGGTTAGAAAATCGCACCCGAGACGGCAGAACCCTAACTTGTGAATGGAATGTCCTTCCCCTCCTCAATCAGTCCCGTGAACTCATCGGAGTCGCCGCTTTAGTTTGCGAAATTACTCAGCAGGTGCAAATCGAAACCGCTTTGCGCGATAGCGAAGCCCGATTGCGCCGACTCTCGGAAGCCACCTTTGAAGGGATCATCATTCATATCCGAGGAAAAATTATCGATGTTAATCAAGCCCTCGTAAAAATGAGCGGCTACTCGGAAGCCGAGTTGATTGGCAAAAATGCCTTCGATTATTTAACCCCCCACTCTAAAAGAATCGCTTTAACCCGGATTAAATTAGGCGATGCAACCCCTTACGAGGTAGAGGTTTTAAAAAAAGACGGCACAATTGGGGTCGTAGAAATTCAGGGGAAAGAAATTTTAAATTCCGGTGAAAGAGTCCGGGTGGCAGCGGTGCGAGACATTAGCGATCGCAAACGCTCCCAAGACCTGGAAAAATTGCTCATCGCCACGGTGACTGAAAATCAACGAACCCTAGCCACCCTGATGAGCAACCTTCCGGGCATGGTTTATCGCTGTAAAAATGACCAAAGCTGGACAATGGAATTTGTCAGCGATGGATGTGTCGAATTAACCGGATATAATTCCGAAGATCTCATCGGGAATCGCCGGGTTTCTTTTGGCAAAATCATCCATCCTGACGATCAAGACCAACTCTGGGCAAAGGTCCAATCCAGTTTACAAAACCAACAGCCCTTTGAATCGGCTTACCGCATCATCACTCGCAGTGGAGAAACCAAATGGATTTGGGAACAAGGACGCGGGATTTTTTCAGTTACGGGAGAATTATTTGCCCTAGAAGGTTACCTAACTGATATCACCGAACGCACCAAATCCGTAGAAGCTCTGCGTCAGAGTGAAGCCCGCTATCGGGCTATTTCTGAACTAGCTTCGGATTTTGTCTATTCCATGACCCTCAATGAGCAGGGTGAACCGATCGCCGAATGGGTGACTGAATCCTTTAAACGGATCACGGGCTATACCCGAGAGGAAATCAATCAAAAAGGCGGCTGGCATCGGGTGATTCATCCCGAGGATTTGCCCAAGTTTCGGCAATTTGAGCGAGAAATGCTCGGGGAACAGGGGGCGGTTTTAGAATACCGAATTTTTACCAAATCCGGTGAAATTTGTTGGTTGCGCGATTCCGCCCGAACGGTTGATAACCCCGGGGAAGAACCGAGAAAGAAGGTGCTCGGTTCGGTGCAGGATATTAGCGATCGCAAGCGGTCCGAGTTCCAAATGTTACACGCTATGTCTTTATTGAGCAAAAGCGAAGCCAAAAATCGCGCCTTGCTCAATGCCATGCCTGATTTAATGTTCCGCTTTGATCGCAAACAAACGATTTTGGACTTTAAACCTGTCAATGGCATCGATTTTGGTAACTTAAGCGGCCAATTTTTAGGTAAAAAATTAAGTGAATTATTATCCGATGAAGTGGTCGCCGATTGTATTAATGCTTTAGAAAAAACTTTACAAAGTCATGAAATTGAAATATTTGAATATGACTTAACTATTAACGAAGAAATATTTAGTTATGAAAGCCGGGTGGTGGCAAGTGGAGAGCAGGAAGCCTTGGCGATCGTCCGAGATATTACCGCCCGCAAGCGCTCGGAAGCGGAAAAACTGCAATTAATCGCCTCTTTGCAAGAAAGTGAAGAAAAATATCGGTCCGTGGTGAATACGGTTCAAGAAGTCATTTTTCAAACCGACCCCAATGGATGCTGGACTTTCCTGAACCCGGCTTGGACGGAAATCTCAGGATATAGTATCCAAGAAAGTCTGGGGACGCCATTTTTAAACTATATTCATCCCGAGAATCACCTGGAGACTCAACAAAAATTCCAGAAATTGGTGCAAGGACAGATTGACTATTGCCACCATGAGGTGTGTTATCTGACCAAGAGGGGCGATCGCCGCTGGATCGACGTTTATGCGAGGCTGAGACTCTCTGCCGAGGGGACAATCATCGGCCTTGCCGGGACTCTCAACGATATCAGCGATCGCAAGAAAGTCTCCCAGCAATTGCAAGAAGCCAAAGCCGCCGCCGAAGCAGCAAACCGCGCTAAAAGTGCCTTTCTTGCCAACATGAGTCACGAACTGCGAACCCCCCTCAATGCGATTATCGGCTACAGCGAAATTCTCCTCGAAGAATCTGAAGATTTAGGGTCGGAAGAATTCATCCCGGATTTGCAAAAAATCCAAGTTGCCGGAAGACACTTACTCTCCCTGATTAACGATATTTTGGATATTTCCAAAATCGAAGCGGGTAAGATGGAACTCTATTTAGAAACCTTCGAGATCCAGACTCTGGTTGAAAATGTCCTGGCCACCGCCAAACCCTTGATTCAAAAAAATAACAATACCTTAGAATCAATCTGTCCCCCTGATATCGGAACCTTATATGCAGACTTGACAAAAATCCGGCAAGTGTTATTAAACCTATTGAGTAATGCCGCTAAATTCACCACCGAGGGAACCATTACCTTTGAGGTTTCTCGCGACCTGATGTGGATTCCTCAGACCCCTTTGAATTCATCTCTCGGGGAGTCGGGGGAACCGAGGGGGACAGATTCTACCCCCCCTGTCAACGGTGACCCTTTGGGGCCTCCGTCTCCCTGTATTATCTTTCGGGTGACGGATACGGGGATTGGCATGAGTCCCGAACAAATGAATCAAATTTTTAACGCCTTTACCCAAGCGGACCCTTCTACGACGCGCAAGTATGGCGGCACAGGTTTAGGATTAGCCATTTCTCAGCGATTCTGCGAGATGATGGGAGGTGAAATCTCCGTGAGCAGTCAAGTGGGAGTGGGGTCCACTTTTACAGTCCGTCTCCGGACTGTCCCAGTTCAGCCTGACTCCTAA
- a CDS encoding MFS transporter has protein sequence MNLFLINPFRLSRLTVPLWFFGFVPYKLGEALLITLLPLFIVQTVDGSVTDVGRVHSLTSLAGVIAFIVWGNLSDRLKLRRPFLILGFCGFALCTALTAIAQGIEQVMIFCTLGAFFMAAITPVASALVIDGNPEDRWASAFGRFYQISGWSFVGGVLLGASWLAFIPIHWTSMGLRSLLLVASGAATLSLILCVKWVKEPRKSLEHRQYQPELHDVISVAVIERRAMFYSSRMLYFILHPSWPVNLLHNLSRPLLLYYGCAAVFFFAVNVVFVPFPIFLSTHLGATNTQILLISMGKAAIEAFFYLPMARFVQKRKGVQLQAWATAIRIAVFLIFTLVAVMPVHPLSLPIVGIAHLLTGLTWAAISISSTTIVAKLAPKGQEAIAMGSYNSLIGIATIVGSLVGGMMAVSYGYSACFITGAILMGVTATRLFWIGKMPNMILQK, from the coding sequence ATGAATCTTTTCTTAATCAACCCTTTCCGGTTATCGCGCCTCACGGTACCGCTGTGGTTTTTTGGCTTTGTGCCGTATAAATTAGGCGAAGCGTTATTAATCACCCTACTGCCATTATTTATCGTTCAAACCGTCGATGGCAGTGTAACCGATGTCGGACGAGTCCATTCCCTGACTTCCCTCGCCGGTGTCATAGCCTTTATTGTTTGGGGCAACCTTTCCGATCGCCTCAAACTGCGCCGTCCCTTCCTGATCCTCGGATTTTGTGGGTTTGCCCTCTGTACCGCACTCACGGCGATCGCCCAGGGAATCGAGCAAGTCATGATATTCTGTACCCTAGGCGCATTTTTCATGGCCGCCATTACCCCCGTTGCCTCCGCCCTGGTCATCGATGGCAACCCCGAAGACCGATGGGCCAGTGCCTTTGGTCGATTTTATCAGATTTCTGGCTGGAGTTTTGTCGGGGGCGTTTTGTTGGGGGCCAGTTGGTTAGCCTTCATTCCCATCCATTGGACGAGTATGGGACTGCGATCGCTGTTACTCGTAGCCAGTGGTGCCGCTACACTCAGCTTGATTCTGTGCGTGAAATGGGTAAAAGAACCGCGCAAAAGTTTAGAACACCGCCAGTATCAGCCCGAGTTACATGACGTGATCTCTGTAGCAGTCATCGAAAGACGGGCAATGTTTTATTCCTCGCGAATGCTGTATTTTATCCTGCATCCGTCATGGCCGGTTAACCTGCTTCATAACCTCTCCCGTCCCCTGCTGCTTTACTATGGTTGTGCAGCAGTCTTTTTCTTCGCGGTCAATGTCGTCTTTGTTCCCTTTCCGATTTTTCTGAGCACCCATTTAGGGGCAACCAATACTCAAATTTTACTGATTAGCATGGGTAAAGCGGCGATCGAGGCGTTCTTTTACCTGCCAATGGCCCGTTTTGTCCAAAAACGCAAAGGGGTTCAGCTACAAGCTTGGGCAACTGCCATCCGAATTGCCGTATTCCTGATTTTCACTCTAGTGGCGGTGATGCCTGTCCATCCCCTGAGTTTGCCCATTGTTGGCATCGCCCACCTCTTAACCGGCTTAACTTGGGCTGCAATTAGCATTTCTAGCACCACCATCGTTGCCAAACTTGCCCCCAAAGGTCAGGAAGCGATCGCAATGGGTTCCTATAATTCCCTGATAGGTATTGCCACAATTGTTGGCAGTTTGGTAGGCGGAATGATGGCTGTTTCTTATGGATATAGTGCTTGTTTCATCACAGGTGCCATCTTGATGGGTGTAACTGCAACTCGGTTATTTTGGATCGGGAAAATGCCGAACATGATTCTCCAAAAATAG